A genomic stretch from Bacteroidia bacterium includes:
- a CDS encoding ATP-dependent Clp protease adaptor ClpS, giving the protein MKSNFQHSLRLAKPQWEEESELLLEEEKQESNEIMLYNDDYNTFEHVIYCLVRYCKHHPFQAEQCAYIVHHNGKCSVKTGSFKELKPICEALLEKGLSARIE; this is encoded by the coding sequence ATGAAATCCAATTTCCAACATTCACTTCGCCTTGCTAAACCCCAATGGGAAGAAGAATCTGAGTTGCTCCTGGAGGAAGAAAAGCAAGAATCCAATGAGATTATGCTTTACAACGATGACTATAATACCTTTGAACATGTAATTTATTGCCTGGTTCGGTATTGTAAACATCATCCTTTTCAGGCAGAACAATGTGCCTATATTGTTCACCACAATGGAAAATGTTCCGTTAAAACAGGGAGCTTCAAAGAATTAAAACCTATTTGTGAGGCATTACTGGAAAAAGGACTTTCTGCCAGAATAGAATAA